A stretch of the bacterium genome encodes the following:
- a CDS encoding MBL fold metallo-hydrolase, giving the protein MLGSGSAGNSILVCSEKTKILVDAGLSTGEIVNRLAMVATRPDELCAILISHEHIDHICSAGVLARRYRIPLYLNTATFEAASVKLGKLPHWEIFDANRRFELQDLLIEPFSVPHDAADPVSFCLHLKNRKLGIATDLGRPTTLVRQMLTACHALILESNHDPEMLLSGPYPWWLKQRIRGGFGHLSNEGSQSLLREILHQELKNVILAHLSEKNNHVALAHQTAMQALQERSDLSLKVTLSIASQHRVGAVIEV; this is encoded by the coding sequence GTGCTAGGAAGCGGCAGTGCCGGTAATTCGATCCTGGTATGCTCGGAGAAAACCAAAATTCTGGTGGACGCGGGCTTGAGTACCGGCGAGATTGTCAATCGGCTGGCAATGGTAGCCACCCGGCCCGATGAGCTGTGCGCGATCCTGATTTCCCATGAGCACATCGATCATATCTGCTCAGCCGGAGTTCTGGCCCGAAGATACCGAATTCCTCTGTATCTGAATACTGCAACCTTCGAGGCAGCAAGTGTTAAGCTCGGCAAGTTGCCTCATTGGGAAATTTTTGACGCCAACCGCAGGTTTGAGCTTCAGGACCTCCTCATCGAGCCCTTCTCTGTGCCGCACGATGCTGCGGACCCGGTAAGCTTTTGCCTGCACCTGAAAAACCGCAAATTAGGGATCGCCACCGACCTTGGCAGGCCCACGACCCTGGTGCGGCAGATGCTCACGGCATGCCACGCACTGATCCTGGAATCAAACCACGATCCCGAAATGCTCCTCAGCGGCCCATACCCCTGGTGGCTCAAGCAGAGAATCCGGGGGGGATTCGGGCACCTGTCCAACGAGGGCTCACAATCCCTGCTGCGGGAAATTCTTCACCAGGAACTGAAAAATGTCATCCTCGCCCACCTGAGTGAAAAAAATAACCATGTCGCCCTGGCTCATCAGACAGCCATGCAGGCTTTACAGGAGCGAAGCGACCTGAGCCTGAAAGTGACCCTGAGCATCGCCAGCCAGCATCGGGTCGGGGCGGTGATTGAGGTGTAG
- a CDS encoding HIRAN domain-containing protein → MTTVLILAWQNPHNRGWVPVGRLQYKGTRYIFQYTIGAKQAKDFVPFNLMTDLASSYESEELFPIFQNRLLSKSRPEYNDYLNWLSLEKDTISPFEELARTGGIRATDSLQLFPIPEERNGKYEVIFFAHGISHLAPGYIEKVNQLSQGTKLYVMRDIQNEFAPYALTLRTGDTREIAGYCPRFFTRDFGRLIDINGAENVEVTVVKVNVNSPLQFKLLCKLSTSWPSKFVPFADEIFQPIIDREDIQKPAKAKGIDIKP, encoded by the coding sequence ATGACTACCGTACTTATCTTAGCCTGGCAAAACCCGCATAATCGTGGATGGGTGCCTGTCGGAAGATTGCAGTATAAGGGTACTCGATACATCTTCCAATATACCATTGGCGCAAAACAAGCAAAAGACTTCGTGCCATTTAACCTGATGACTGATTTAGCCAGTTCATACGAGTCAGAAGAGTTGTTTCCGATTTTTCAGAATAGGCTGCTCTCGAAATCGAGGCCGGAATATAATGACTACCTAAATTGGCTCAGCCTGGAAAAAGATACAATTTCCCCTTTCGAAGAGCTCGCCAGGACAGGAGGAATCAGAGCCACTGATTCCCTCCAATTGTTTCCGATTCCCGAAGAGAGAAATGGAAAGTATGAAGTCATATTTTTCGCTCATGGGATCAGTCACTTGGCACCTGGCTATATTGAAAAGGTTAATCAGCTCAGTCAGGGAACGAAGCTCTATGTAATGAGAGATATTCAAAACGAATTTGCCCCTTATGCACTTACCTTGAGAACCGGTGACACCCGGGAAATCGCAGGTTACTGTCCAAGATTTTTTACCCGGGATTTCGGGAGGCTGATTGATATTAACGGCGCAGAAAATGTGGAAGTTACCGTTGTTAAGGTTAATGTAAACTCACCATTACAATTTAAGCTGCTCTGTAAGTTGAGCACATCCTGGCCAAGTAAATTTGTCCCTTTTGCGGATGAAATCTTTCAGCCCATCATAGACAGAGAAGACATACAAAAACCGGCAAAGGCCAAAGGCATCGACATCAAACCATGA
- a CDS encoding sigma 54-interacting transcriptional regulator, with product MISEKPLPQTDLFQSLPEEARNQLKSFFTLKKFQAGDVIIRQGSRETQYFYIVASGLVELFVDEEDGSRIHLASIGPGDYFGERALLVEEDSSCNVVAREDTEVYVLTREHFYQFLTAHPELSRHFVWTFTQRLHRTNLLLEEKEYKEAMIDLLSEEYKPYTEAIFIARSRAMRPVLEGIRRAASNSSPVLIEGEYGSGKQLLARQIHAKTARWRKAFILVDCGALMEEENREESLFGREHGQPFHLSEHAFGYLELAEGGTLFLKNIDQLSLEVQQRIREVVETGSYTRLGSTQVRKADFRLIASTRANLREKAAAGEFDSRLYGLLSANHIQLPPLRERKNAIPKLVDYFIKKYARLVNKNVTGATPEAMQALLKHDYKLGNIKELEQIIERAVALPSDDKIWPRHLFLGAPAVRPDSWYFNLLKIKPFGRWVMNKIYPDKLQYATATFFMLLILLCFLGPASAARNPAAFLVWRVWWPMMFLSFFWVGRTWCSICAYAAFGRKFQKLKQYQLPVPAFIRDHDALLVTLAFLTILWAEEITHMRSSPRATGWLMVTMLSLAMVSAVIFRRESWCRYLCPMGGLIGVCSMSSIIELRSDTTLCANQCKGAECYNGTPENPGCPLFQHLLFVDNNQNCKLCLQCIRNCPNHSASLNLRLPGREIWLSNQVRDKMSFFVCALLGSLVPVIYLEARNITLQGGRVKALYTLAHFLLPVIVAAILYIPGLLSSPGTKSLNWLRFWHTSYAYVPLALAAHLAHQMQFVPGGEYFQYLIRSRAGGIIQGPIVQPLQTMALISGLLFSWFCLWQIYQHRRQKKTFEAQWCFWLGHAFLMSLYAAMVFHLMVFR from the coding sequence ATGATCTCAGAAAAACCTCTACCTCAGACAGATCTATTCCAGTCCCTGCCGGAAGAGGCACGGAATCAACTGAAGAGCTTCTTTACCCTCAAAAAATTTCAGGCGGGTGATGTGATCATCCGTCAGGGGAGCAGGGAGACTCAGTATTTCTATATCGTTGCATCTGGACTGGTGGAGCTTTTCGTTGATGAGGAGGATGGCTCCCGGATTCATCTGGCCTCCATAGGCCCTGGTGATTACTTTGGCGAGCGGGCACTGCTGGTGGAGGAGGACAGCTCCTGCAACGTCGTTGCCCGTGAGGATACGGAGGTCTATGTCCTCACCAGGGAGCATTTTTATCAGTTTCTGACCGCCCATCCTGAATTGAGCCGTCACTTCGTCTGGACCTTTACCCAGCGCCTTCACAGAACCAACCTGCTCCTTGAGGAAAAGGAATACAAGGAGGCCATGATCGACCTCCTTTCCGAAGAGTACAAACCGTACACCGAAGCCATTTTTATTGCCAGAAGCCGCGCCATGCGGCCGGTGCTTGAAGGTATCAGGCGGGCGGCCAGTAATTCTTCGCCTGTCCTGATCGAGGGTGAATACGGGTCCGGCAAGCAACTTTTGGCCCGCCAGATTCATGCCAAAACGGCGCGATGGAGGAAAGCCTTTATCCTGGTGGACTGCGGTGCACTGATGGAGGAGGAAAACCGGGAAGAAAGTCTCTTTGGCCGGGAGCATGGCCAGCCGTTTCACCTTTCGGAGCATGCCTTTGGGTATCTTGAGCTGGCTGAGGGCGGAACCCTGTTCCTGAAAAATATCGATCAGCTTTCTCTTGAGGTCCAGCAGCGGATCCGGGAAGTAGTTGAAACCGGGTCTTACACCCGGCTTGGGTCAACGCAGGTCCGGAAGGCTGACTTTCGGCTCATAGCCAGCACCCGCGCGAACTTACGTGAAAAGGCCGCAGCGGGGGAATTTGATTCCAGGCTCTACGGGCTTTTGAGCGCCAATCATATCCAGTTGCCCCCCTTGCGAGAGCGCAAGAACGCTATCCCCAAGCTGGTCGATTACTTTATCAAAAAATATGCCAGACTGGTCAATAAAAACGTTACCGGCGCTACGCCGGAAGCCATGCAGGCACTCCTGAAGCATGATTATAAGCTTGGCAATATCAAGGAGCTCGAACAGATCATCGAGCGTGCCGTTGCGCTGCCGAGCGATGATAAAATCTGGCCGCGACATCTTTTCCTTGGGGCTCCGGCTGTCAGGCCGGATAGCTGGTATTTTAACCTTTTGAAAATCAAGCCCTTTGGCCGATGGGTGATGAATAAGATCTATCCGGACAAGCTTCAGTATGCAACTGCAACCTTCTTTATGCTCCTGATTCTTCTCTGCTTTCTGGGACCGGCGAGCGCAGCACGCAACCCTGCCGCTTTTCTGGTCTGGCGGGTCTGGTGGCCGATGATGTTCCTGTCATTTTTCTGGGTTGGCCGCACCTGGTGCTCTATCTGCGCCTATGCGGCTTTTGGCCGCAAGTTTCAAAAGCTCAAGCAGTATCAGCTTCCTGTTCCCGCATTTATCCGGGACCATGATGCCCTTCTGGTAACCCTGGCCTTTCTGACCATTCTCTGGGCTGAAGAGATCACCCACATGCGCTCCTCACCCAGGGCCACGGGTTGGCTGATGGTCACCATGCTGTCTCTGGCTATGGTCAGTGCGGTCATTTTCCGGCGGGAGAGCTGGTGTCGATACTTGTGCCCTATGGGCGGGCTGATCGGGGTCTGCTCCATGAGCTCCATTATTGAGCTGCGCTCTGATACCACGCTCTGCGCAAACCAGTGCAAGGGGGCCGAGTGCTATAACGGGACCCCGGAAAACCCCGGCTGTCCTCTCTTTCAGCACCTGCTCTTTGTTGATAACAATCAGAATTGCAAATTATGTTTGCAGTGCATCAGAAACTGCCCCAACCATTCGGCATCCCTGAACCTTCGTCTGCCGGGGCGTGAAATATGGCTTTCCAATCAGGTTCGTGACAAAATGTCATTCTTTGTCTGTGCCCTGCTTGGATCCCTTGTGCCGGTCATTTACCTTGAAGCCAGGAACATTACTCTGCAGGGGGGAAGGGTGAAAGCGCTCTACACCCTGGCCCATTTCCTGCTCCCGGTTATTGTAGCCGCAATACTGTATATTCCCGGCCTGCTCAGTTCTCCCGGAACAAAATCCCTCAATTGGCTTCGCTTCTGGCATACCTCGTATGCCTATGTTCCCCTGGCCCTGGCAGCTCACCTTGCCCACCAGATGCAGTTTGTTCCCGGCGGAGAATATTTCCAATACCTCATCCGGTCAAGGGCTGGTGGAATAATCCAGGGGCCAATTGTTCAACCGCTCCAGACAATGGCTCTGATTTCGGGATTGTTATTTTCCTGGTTTTGCCTGTGGCAGATCTACCAGCATCGACGGCAGAAGAAAACCTTCGAGGCGCAATGGTGTTTCTGGCTGGGGCATGCTTTTTTGATGAGTCTTTATGCAGCTATGGTATTTCATCTGATGGTTTTTCGGTAG
- a CDS encoding TIGR00266 family protein, with the protein MSDSIDYTIYGDDMQLVEIELDPAEGVRAEAGAMMYMDEGIEMQTSTGGGVFKGLKRMITGESFFITSFLNSGRGKAHVAFGAPYPGKIIPLELDKLGGKFICQKDAFLCAAQGIEIEIAFTKKIGAGLFGGEGFILQRLEGDGMAFAHAGGTIIRRELRENEVLRVDTGCLVAFSPSVDYDIQFVGGFKNALFGGEGIFLARMTGPGLVYLQSLPFSRLADRIYAASRFQQRDERKGIAGIGGGVLGGILGGDRSF; encoded by the coding sequence ATGTCTGACAGTATTGACTATACAATTTACGGCGATGATATGCAGCTTGTCGAGATTGAATTAGATCCTGCTGAGGGAGTGAGAGCTGAAGCAGGGGCCATGATGTATATGGACGAAGGAATTGAGATGCAGACCTCTACCGGTGGCGGCGTATTTAAAGGACTCAAACGGATGATCACCGGAGAGAGTTTTTTTATCACCAGCTTCCTGAACAGTGGGAGAGGCAAGGCACACGTTGCCTTTGGTGCTCCCTATCCGGGGAAAATAATCCCTCTCGAATTGGATAAACTGGGAGGCAAATTCATTTGCCAGAAAGACGCTTTCCTGTGTGCAGCCCAGGGGATTGAAATTGAAATTGCTTTTACCAAAAAGATCGGTGCAGGGCTCTTTGGCGGCGAGGGGTTTATCCTGCAGCGGCTCGAAGGTGACGGCATGGCTTTTGCTCATGCAGGAGGAACGATTATCAGACGGGAGCTTCGAGAGAACGAGGTACTGCGGGTAGATACCGGCTGTCTGGTAGCCTTTTCCCCCTCGGTGGATTACGATATCCAATTTGTTGGAGGATTCAAGAACGCTCTTTTTGGCGGGGAAGGGATATTCCTGGCCAGGATGACCGGCCCAGGGCTCGTTTACCTGCAAAGCCTTCCCTTTTCACGCCTTGCGGATCGCATTTATGCAGCCTCCCGCTTTCAGCAAAGAGATGAGCGAAAAGGCATTGCCGGTATTGGTGGTGGTGTGTTGGGTGGAATCCTGGGAGGAGACCGCTCTTTTTAG
- the mutT gene encoding 8-oxo-dGTP diphosphatase MutT: protein MQVVTAAVIEKGGKLLIARRRKGDHLENKWEFPGGKLERGETPEQCLRRELFEEFGIETRIGDFICSSRFVYSHISIELLAYRAEHLSGEFTVHEHEEIRWVWPRELEAYDFADADIPIVKKLVQGCP from the coding sequence ATGCAGGTAGTTACTGCCGCGGTTATTGAAAAAGGTGGTAAGCTCCTGATTGCTCGAAGGAGGAAAGGGGACCACCTGGAAAATAAGTGGGAATTTCCTGGAGGCAAATTAGAGCGGGGAGAAACTCCGGAGCAATGCCTGAGAAGAGAGCTGTTCGAAGAGTTTGGCATTGAGACGAGGATCGGAGACTTTATCTGCTCAAGCAGATTTGTGTACAGCCACATCTCCATCGAGTTATTGGCTTACCGGGCAGAGCATCTCTCCGGAGAGTTTACCGTGCATGAACATGAAGAAATACGATGGGTATGGCCACGCGAACTTGAAGCTTATGATTTTGCCGATGCGGATATTCCTATCGTTAAGAAATTGGTGCAGGGTTGCCCATAG
- a CDS encoding ribonuclease H-like domain-containing protein, with translation MAYLDIETTGLSPWEGSITVIGLYDGEQAKTFVQGDNLQAFTDEIERYKMIVTFNGARFDIPFIKQSLNARLDQINIDLMYPLKRLGYSGGLKAIEQTLGIFRPIEIGNIDGLEAVRLWFEYHRKGNQRALERLIKYNLEDTRNLKGLMELVYERLKE, from the coding sequence GTGGCCTACCTGGACATTGAAACCACAGGTTTATCCCCCTGGGAGGGCTCCATAACCGTCATAGGTTTGTACGATGGAGAACAAGCGAAAACCTTCGTTCAGGGAGACAATCTTCAGGCGTTTACTGATGAAATAGAACGATACAAAATGATAGTCACCTTTAATGGGGCGCGGTTTGATATACCATTTATCAAACAATCCCTCAACGCGCGACTGGACCAGATCAATATTGATCTCATGTACCCTTTAAAGCGGCTTGGCTATTCAGGAGGCTTAAAAGCAATTGAGCAAACGCTTGGCATCTTTCGCCCGATTGAGATTGGAAATATAGATGGTCTTGAGGCTGTGAGGCTTTGGTTTGAATATCACAGAAAGGGTAATCAAAGAGCACTGGAAAGGCTCATAAAATATAATCTTGAGGATACAAGAAACCTCAAGGGGTTAATGGAACTGGTTTACGAGAGGCTCAAAGAGTGA
- a CDS encoding nucleotidyltransferase domain-containing protein, translating into MKATAIKEQRTGALIPSETISAVIRAIAESFSPQKIILFGSYASGHPTPDSDLDLLVIMESDLPRHKRAVPIRRLFRPTPCAMDILVYTPQEAEYWNGVANHIITEVFETGKVVYERPNNERSKP; encoded by the coding sequence ATGAAGGCTACAGCTATTAAAGAGCAAAGAACAGGGGCATTGATTCCTTCGGAAACGATTTCTGCTGTTATCCGGGCTATCGCTGAGAGCTTCTCCCCCCAGAAAATTATTCTCTTTGGCTCATATGCATCAGGGCATCCAACACCAGACAGTGATCTTGATCTTTTGGTCATTATGGAGAGTGACCTGCCGCGACACAAACGGGCTGTCCCGATTCGGCGGCTTTTTCGTCCGACTCCCTGCGCCATGGATATCCTGGTTTATACGCCGCAGGAGGCGGAATACTGGAATGGGGTAGCTAACCACATTATTACCGAGGTATTCGAAACGGGAAAGGTTGTGTATGAAAGACCAAACAATGAGAGATCGAAACCGTGA
- a CDS encoding HEPN domain-containing protein, which translates to MKDQTMRDRNRELALQWLKKADHDLITARQTLALPDGPTDTPCFHAQQAVEKALKGYTDFSSDCFPQDS; encoded by the coding sequence ATGAAAGACCAAACAATGAGAGATCGAAACCGTGAGTTGGCCCTGCAATGGCTGAAAAAGGCAGATCACGACCTGATCACGGCCAGACAAACCCTTGCACTGCCGGATGGCCCGACCGATACTCCCTGCTTTCATGCCCAGCAGGCTGTGGAAAAAGCATTAAAGGGCTATACTGACTTTTCATCAGATTGCTTTCCCCAAGATTCATGA
- a CDS encoding HEPN domain-containing protein, whose amino-acid sequence MRLIDMVIPSLPALEGCRESLAELSEYAVEIRYPGDWFEPLRSEAEKAFAVAEQVVNMAREYMADKMQK is encoded by the coding sequence ATGAGGCTCATAGATATGGTAATCCCCTCATTGCCAGCTTTGGAAGGTTGCCGAGAGTCACTGGCTGAATTGTCGGAGTATGCAGTAGAGATCCGTTATCCAGGAGATTGGTTTGAACCCTTACGGAGTGAAGCAGAAAAAGCTTTTGCAGTTGCTGAGCAGGTTGTGAATATGGCCAGGGAGTATATGGCAGATAAAATGCAAAAATGA
- the efp gene encoding elongation factor P gives MAGVIVVNDLKRGEIFQIDDAPFEVLDLAFQTPSARGANMFVKVKCRNLLTGQVFDKSFRGGDKVEQPDFERRSGQFLYADGRDFVFMDKETYDQVSLSEETIGDRKLFLMDGLDVILHIYKGNVVNVDLPQVVEQTIVECDPVIKGATAQAQSKTARTETGLTLQVPSYMKEGERIKIDTRDVRYISRA, from the coding sequence ATGGCGGGTGTAATAGTGGTAAATGACCTGAAGCGAGGTGAAATTTTCCAGATAGATGATGCTCCCTTTGAAGTCCTTGATCTGGCTTTTCAGACCCCTTCGGCACGCGGGGCAAATATGTTTGTCAAGGTCAAGTGCAGGAATTTACTCACCGGGCAGGTATTCGACAAATCCTTCCGGGGGGGTGACAAGGTAGAGCAGCCCGATTTCGAGCGACGAAGCGGCCAGTTTCTCTATGCCGACGGGAGAGATTTTGTCTTTATGGATAAGGAAACCTATGATCAGGTGAGCCTGTCGGAGGAAACTATCGGGGACCGGAAACTGTTTCTGATGGATGGCCTGGATGTTATCCTGCATATCTATAAGGGGAATGTGGTCAATGTCGATCTCCCCCAGGTTGTGGAGCAAACCATCGTCGAATGCGATCCGGTGATCAAGGGAGCGACGGCTCAAGCCCAGAGCAAAACGGCCCGGACCGAGACCGGCCTGACGCTCCAGGTGCCAAGTTATATGAAAGAAGGGGAAAGGATCAAGATTGATACCCGGGATGTACGCTATATTTCACGGGCTTAA